The Fusobacteriaceae bacterium sequence CCCCTTTGACGCCTGGCTCCTGGCGCGAAGCCTCAGGACCCTCGATCTCCGGGTCGCCAAGCACAGCGAAAACGCGCGGCAAGTGGCGGAATTTTTCGCGGGTCATCCGAAAATCGAAAAAGTATACTATCCGGGGCTCAAATGCTCGCCCTATTACGAACGCGGGCAAAAGCTCCTGATTGACGGCCGTTGCGGCGGTATGCTGTCGGCCGATATCGCGGGCGGCGAAGCGGGGGCGGCGGCGTTTATCAAGGCCTGCGAAAGCATAAAATTCGTACCGAGCCTCGCGGGCGTCAGCACGACGATCTCCTATCCGGCCAAGACTTCCCACAGGGCCTATTCGCCGGAAGAATTGAAAAAAGCGGGCATTTCCACGGGTCAGTTGCGCTTTTCCATCGGCCTCGAGGAGATCGGGGATATCCTGGCGGAATTTGACGCGGCCCTCGCCAAATGCTGAAACCACAGGGAGGAATACGAAAAAATGGACTTTAACGCACTGGCGGACCGGTATTACGACGAAATCCTGCAGACGGCCCAGGACATGCTGAGAATCGAAAGCGTCTCGGGAAATGAGCGGGAAATGGCGGAATACACGTTCCGGAAGCTGGAAGCTTTGGGTTATGACGAAGTCCGCTACGACAAGGTCGGAAACGTCATCGGCGTCATGAAAGGAAGCGGCGGCGGGAAATCCACGATGCTCAACTGCCATTTGGACACCGTCGAGCCCGGGGACGCGGCCCGCTGGAAGTACGGCCCCTTCAGCGGGGAAATCGCCGAAGGCAGGCTCTGGGGCAGAGGGGCCAGCGATACCAAGGCCACGTTCGCCATTTATGTCTGGGCCCCCTATATCTTGAAAAAACACGGTCTCCTGACAAAAGGGGATCTCGTTGTGGCAGGCGTCGTCTGCGAAGAAACCTCGGCCTTCGGATCCACCAATATGGCCGCGGACGGCTTTCTGACGGACTTTGCCGTCGTCGGAGAAGCCACGGAAAATGATATCGCCATTGCCTCCCGGGGCCGGATCGTCGTGGAGGTCAAAGCGGACGGGAAGTCCTGTCACGCCAGTATTCCCCATACAGGCGTCAATCCCTTCGCCTTTGTCGGAAAGTTTATCGAGGCCCTTGAGGGCTATCCCCACGCGGAGGATCCGCTCTTCGGAAAATCCACGATTACGCCCACGAAGATCGTCTCCTCGGAGCAGGGAACGAACCTTGTGCCGGGATCCGTGACGCTGTCCCTCGATTATCGCAGCGTACCATCGGAGACCAATGAGGCCATCCTCGCGAAGATCCAGGCGCTGGTCGACAAATGCGCCGTCCCCGGCGTAAAGGTCGGACTTTCGGTTCTGATGGTCGACGTGACTTGCTACAACGGATACCAAGGGAAGGGCCTGCAGGGGGAACCGTCCTACGCCATCGCGCCGGACCACGCGCTCGTCACGACAGCGAAAAACGCCCTTGAACGGCTGTACGGCAGACCCGTCAGGACAAAACCCTGGGCCTTCGCCACGGACTGCGGCCATTTCAGCCAAAGGGGCGTCGCCGTCATCGGCTTTTCCCCCGCGGAAATCAAATACTGCCACACGACGGAAGACAATATGGATTTGGGGATGTTTCGCGACGGAATCGCGGGGATGCTGGCCATTCTCGCGGACATCGGGAATTTGTGAAAAAGGGGCGTATGTTATACGCCCGTACAGGGGTCGTCTACTTACGCCCCTACAATTGAGGCAAGGGCTCGGGTGGGGCCACACGCGAAAAGACCGTCGCCGCTGCGACGGTCTTTTCGCTTGACTTGACTTCTATTCCTCAACCCGCATCAGCCCGGGTTAAAGGCGTTTTAAAAGGCGTATTTGACGCGAAGACTGGCGGTAATGCCCTGGCGTTTGCCGGCGTAGCCCT is a genomic window containing:
- a CDS encoding M20/M25/M40 family metallo-hydrolase; this encodes MDFNALADRYYDEILQTAQDMLRIESVSGNEREMAEYTFRKLEALGYDEVRYDKVGNVIGVMKGSGGGKSTMLNCHLDTVEPGDAARWKYGPFSGEIAEGRLWGRGASDTKATFAIYVWAPYILKKHGLLTKGDLVVAGVVCEETSAFGSTNMAADGFLTDFAVVGEATENDIAIASRGRIVVEVKADGKSCHASIPHTGVNPFAFVGKFIEALEGYPHAEDPLFGKSTITPTKIVSSEQGTNLVPGSVTLSLDYRSVPSETNEAILAKIQALVDKCAVPGVKVGLSVLMVDVTCYNGYQGKGLQGEPSYAIAPDHALVTTAKNALERLYGRPVRTKPWAFATDCGHFSQRGVAVIGFSPAEIKYCHTTEDNMDLGMFRDGIAGMLAILADIGNL